Proteins encoded in a region of the Streptomyces sp. NBC_00258 genome:
- the rnpA gene encoding ribonuclease P protein component — MLPTEHRLRRREDFATAVRRGRRAGRPLLVVHLRSGATDPHAPGESAPPARAGFVVSKAVGGAVVRNKVKRRLRHLMRDRVALLTPGSLVVVRALPGAGDADHAQLARDLDAALERLLGGGAR; from the coding sequence GTGCTGCCTACCGAGCATCGGCTGAGGCGGCGCGAGGACTTCGCGACCGCGGTACGCCGAGGACGCCGGGCCGGACGCCCGCTTCTCGTCGTTCATCTACGTAGCGGTGCAACCGACCCGCACGCGCCTGGGGAGAGCGCTCCCCCGGCGCGTGCGGGTTTCGTTGTCAGCAAAGCAGTGGGCGGGGCCGTCGTACGCAACAAGGTGAAGCGCCGGCTTCGCCATCTGATGCGTGACCGAGTGGCCCTGCTGACCCCCGGTAGCCTGGTAGTCGTACGAGCGCTGCCCGGTGCGGGTGACGCCGACCATGCACAGCTGGCCCGAGACCTGGACGCCGCCCTGGAGCGGCTACTGGGAGGGGGCGCGCGATGA
- the rpmH gene encoding 50S ribosomal protein L34, producing MSKRTFQPNNRRRAKTHGFRLRMRTRAGRAILANRRGKGRASLSA from the coding sequence GTGAGCAAGCGCACCTTCCAGCCGAACAACCGTCGTCGCGCCAAGACCCACGGCTTCCGCCTGCGGATGCGCACCCGCGCCGGCCGAGCGATTCTCGCGAACCGTCGTGGCAAGGGTCGCGCCAGCCTGTCCGCCTGA
- the dnaA gene encoding chromosomal replication initiator protein DnaA translates to MADVPADLAAVWPRVLEQLLGEGRGQGVETKDEHWIKRCQPLALVADTALLAVPNEFAKGVLEGRLAPIVSETLSRECGRPIRIAITVDDSVGETPAPPAPPAQSQQRYEEPERPSAQDRDGYRGYGRHRANDHMDDHPQGRPDQQPPRGDQLPTARPAYPDYQRPDPGAWPRPSQDDYGWQQQRLGFPDRDPYASPPQDYRQQPPDRSPYEQQRSDYEQQRPGYDQPRSDYDQRPDRRDRRPEPPSQSGTGHVHRGGPVGSSLPASSGAPGPLAAQPAPATGPGEPTARLNPKYLFDTFVIGASNRFAHAAAVAVAEAPAKAYNPLFIYGESGLGKTHLLHAIGHYARSLYPGTRVRYVSSEEFTNEFINSIRDGKGDSFRKRYREMDILLVDDIQFLADKESTQEEFFHTFNTLHNANKQIVLSSDRPPKQLVTLEDRLRNRFEWGLITDVQPPELETRIAILRKKAVQEQLNAPPEVLEFIASRISRNIRELEGALIRVTAFASLNRQPVDLGLTEIVLKDLIPGGEDSAPEITATAIMAATADYFGLTVDDLCGSSRSRVLVTARQIAMYLCRELTDLSLPKIGAQFGGRDHTTVMHADRKIRALMAERRSIYNQVTELTNRIKNG, encoded by the coding sequence GTGGCTGACGTACCTGCCGATCTTGCCGCAGTGTGGCCACGAGTATTGGAGCAACTTCTCGGTGAGGGGCGTGGGCAGGGTGTCGAGACGAAGGACGAGCACTGGATCAAGCGCTGCCAGCCGCTGGCGCTCGTAGCGGACACCGCGCTGCTCGCGGTCCCCAACGAGTTTGCGAAGGGTGTCCTGGAAGGGCGCCTGGCGCCGATCGTCAGCGAGACCCTGAGCCGCGAGTGCGGCCGCCCGATCCGTATCGCGATCACCGTCGACGACTCCGTCGGCGAGACCCCCGCCCCGCCGGCGCCGCCCGCCCAGTCGCAGCAGCGCTACGAGGAGCCCGAGCGCCCCTCCGCGCAGGACCGTGACGGATACCGGGGATACGGCCGCCACCGTGCGAACGACCACATGGACGACCACCCGCAGGGCCGCCCCGACCAGCAACCGCCCCGCGGGGACCAGCTCCCGACCGCCCGTCCCGCGTACCCCGACTACCAGCGCCCCGATCCCGGCGCCTGGCCGCGGCCCTCGCAGGACGACTACGGCTGGCAGCAGCAGCGGCTCGGCTTCCCGGACCGGGACCCGTACGCCTCTCCCCCCCAGGACTACCGACAGCAGCCACCGGACCGCTCTCCCTACGAACAGCAGCGGTCCGACTACGAGCAGCAGCGGCCCGGGTACGACCAGCCGCGATCCGACTACGACCAGCGTCCGGACCGCCGCGACCGCCGGCCGGAGCCGCCGTCGCAGTCCGGGACCGGGCATGTCCACCGGGGCGGCCCCGTCGGCTCCTCGCTGCCCGCCTCCAGTGGTGCCCCGGGCCCGCTGGCCGCGCAGCCGGCTCCCGCGACGGGTCCCGGCGAGCCCACCGCGCGTCTCAACCCGAAGTACCTCTTCGACACGTTCGTCATCGGCGCCTCGAACCGTTTCGCGCACGCCGCCGCGGTCGCCGTCGCCGAGGCACCCGCCAAGGCCTACAACCCGCTCTTCATCTACGGGGAGTCGGGACTCGGCAAGACGCACCTGCTGCACGCGATCGGGCACTACGCGCGCAGCCTCTACCCGGGCACGCGCGTGCGGTACGTGAGCTCCGAGGAGTTCACCAACGAGTTCATCAACTCGATCCGCGACGGCAAGGGCGACAGCTTCCGCAAGCGGTACCGCGAGATGGACATCCTGCTCGTCGACGACATCCAGTTCCTGGCGGACAAGGAGTCGACGCAGGAGGAGTTCTTCCACACCTTCAACACGCTCCACAACGCGAACAAGCAGATCGTGCTCTCCAGTGACCGGCCGCCCAAGCAGCTGGTGACTCTGGAGGACCGGCTGCGGAACCGTTTCGAGTGGGGTCTGATCACCGACGTCCAGCCGCCCGAGCTGGAGACCCGTATCGCCATCCTTCGTAAGAAGGCGGTGCAGGAGCAGCTCAACGCCCCGCCGGAGGTCCTGGAGTTCATCGCGTCCCGGATCTCACGGAACATCCGTGAGCTGGAGGGCGCGCTGATCCGGGTGACGGCCTTCGCGTCGCTCAACCGGCAGCCCGTGGACCTCGGCCTGACGGAGATCGTCCTCAAGGACCTGATCCCGGGCGGCGAGGACTCGGCGCCGGAGATCACCGCGACGGCCATCATGGCGGCGACCGCCGACTACTTCGGCCTCACGGTGGACGACCTGTGCGGCTCCTCGCGCAGCCGCGTGCTGGTCACCGCACGCCAGATCGCCATGTACCTGTGCCGCGAGCTCACCGACCTCTCCCTGCCGAAGATCGGCGCCCAGTTCGGCGGCCGCGACCACACGACCGTGATGCACGCCGACCGCAAGATCCGCGCGCTGATGGCCGAACGCCGCTCCATCTACAACCAGGTCACCGAGCTCACGAACCGCATCAAGAACGGCTGA
- the dnaN gene encoding DNA polymerase III subunit beta, which translates to MKIRVERDVLAEAVAWAARSLPARPPAPVLAGLLLKAEEGALSLSSFDYEVSARVSVDAEIDEEGTVLVSGRLLADICRALPNRPVEISTDGVRATVVCGSSRFTLHTLPVEEYPALPQMPSATGTVPGEVFASAAAQVAIAAGRDDTLPVLTGVRIEIEGDTVTLASTDRYRFAVREFLWKPENPEASAVALVPAKTLLDTAKALTSGDSVILALSGSGAGEGLIGFEGAGRRTTTRLLEGDLPKYRSLFPTEFNSIAVIETAPFVEAVKRVALVAERNTPVRLSFEQGVLILEAGSSDDAQAVERVDAQLEGDDVSIAFNPTFLLDGLSAIDSPVAQLSFTTSTKPALLSGKPALDAEADEAYKYLIMPVRLSG; encoded by the coding sequence GTGAAGATCCGGGTGGAACGCGACGTACTCGCGGAGGCAGTGGCCTGGGCGGCACGCAGCCTCCCGGCCCGTCCGCCGGCGCCTGTGCTCGCCGGCCTTCTGCTGAAGGCCGAGGAAGGCGCGCTGAGCCTCTCCAGCTTCGACTACGAGGTCTCGGCACGGGTCTCGGTGGACGCCGAGATCGACGAGGAAGGCACGGTGCTCGTCTCCGGCCGCCTGCTCGCCGACATCTGCCGTGCGCTCCCCAACCGGCCGGTGGAGATTTCCACAGACGGTGTACGGGCGACCGTGGTCTGCGGCTCCTCGCGCTTCACGCTGCACACACTGCCTGTGGAGGAGTACCCGGCGCTGCCGCAGATGCCGTCGGCGACCGGCACCGTCCCCGGTGAGGTCTTCGCCTCCGCCGCGGCCCAGGTGGCCATCGCCGCGGGCCGTGACGACACGCTGCCCGTCCTCACCGGTGTGCGCATCGAGATCGAGGGCGACACGGTCACGCTGGCGTCCACCGACCGCTACCGCTTCGCGGTCCGTGAGTTCCTGTGGAAGCCGGAGAACCCCGAGGCGTCCGCGGTGGCCCTGGTGCCCGCCAAGACGCTCCTGGACACCGCCAAGGCCCTCACAAGCGGCGACAGCGTCATCCTGGCGCTGTCCGGCTCCGGTGCCGGCGAGGGTCTGATCGGTTTCGAGGGCGCGGGACGGCGGACGACCACGCGTCTGCTGGAGGGCGACCTCCCGAAGTACCGCTCGCTGTTCCCGACGGAGTTCAACTCCATCGCCGTGATCGAGACCGCCCCCTTCGTGGAGGCCGTCAAGCGAGTGGCCCTGGTCGCCGAGCGGAACACCCCCGTGCGGCTCTCCTTCGAGCAGGGCGTGCTGATCCTGGAGGCCGGTTCCAGCGACGACGCACAGGCTGTGGAAAGGGTCGACGCCCAGCTGGAGGGCGACGACGTCTCGATCGCCTTCAACCCCACCTTCCTGCTCGACGGCCTGAGCGCCATCGACTCCCCGGTGGCGCAGCTCTCCTTCACGACGTCCACCAAGCCGGCGCTCCTGAGCGGCAAGCCCGCCTTGGACGCGGAGGCGGACGAGGCGTACAAGTACCTGATCATGCCGGTGCGCCTCAGCGGCTGA
- the gnd gene encoding phosphogluconate dehydrogenase (NAD(+)-dependent, decarboxylating), with protein sequence MELGLVGLGKMGGNMRERIRRAGHTVIGYDRNPDVADVHSLGELVGKLKGPRVVWVMVPAGAATQSTVDELAELLEPGDVVVDGGNSRWTDDEKHAEELAAKGIGFVDCGVSGGVWGLQNGYALMYGGDAENIAKVQPVFDALKPEGDAGIGAVHAGKVGAGHFSKMVHNGIEYAMMQAYAEGWELLEKVDSVTDVREVFRSWQEGTVIRSWLLDLAVNALDEDEHLEKLRGYAQDSGEGRWTVEAAIDHAVPLPAITASLFARFASRQDDSPQMKMVAALRNQFGGHAVEKK encoded by the coding sequence ATGGAGCTCGGTCTCGTCGGCCTCGGCAAGATGGGCGGCAACATGCGCGAGCGCATTCGCCGCGCAGGCCACACCGTCATCGGATACGACCGCAATCCGGACGTCGCCGATGTCCACAGCCTCGGAGAGCTTGTGGGCAAGCTCAAGGGTCCGCGTGTGGTGTGGGTGATGGTTCCGGCCGGTGCGGCGACCCAGTCGACGGTCGACGAGCTCGCCGAGCTCCTGGAGCCCGGTGACGTCGTCGTGGACGGCGGCAACTCGCGCTGGACGGACGACGAGAAGCACGCCGAGGAACTGGCGGCCAAGGGCATCGGCTTCGTCGACTGCGGCGTCTCGGGCGGCGTCTGGGGCCTGCAGAACGGCTATGCGCTGATGTACGGCGGCGACGCCGAGAACATCGCCAAGGTCCAGCCGGTCTTCGACGCCCTCAAGCCCGAGGGGGACGCCGGCATCGGCGCCGTCCACGCGGGCAAGGTGGGCGCGGGCCACTTCTCGAAGATGGTCCACAACGGCATCGAGTACGCGATGATGCAGGCCTACGCCGAGGGCTGGGAGCTCCTGGAGAAGGTCGACTCGGTCACCGACGTGCGCGAGGTCTTCCGCTCCTGGCAGGAGGGCACCGTCATCCGCTCCTGGCTGCTCGACCTCGCGGTCAACGCGCTGGACGAGGACGAGCACCTGGAGAAGCTGCGCGGCTACGCACAGGACTCCGGCGAGGGCCGGTGGACCGTGGAAGCCGCCATCGACCACGCGGTGCCGCTGCCCGCGATCACCGCGTCGCTGTTCGCGCGGTTCGCGTCCCGGCAGGACGACTCCCCGCAGATGAAGATGGTCGCGGCGCTGCGGAACCAGTTCGGCGGCCACGCGGTCGAGAAGAAGTGA
- the recF gene encoding DNA replication/repair protein RecF (All proteins in this family for which functions are known are DNA-binding proteins that assist the filamentation of RecA onto DNA for the initiation of recombination or recombinational repair.) gives MHVTHLSLADFRSYARVEVPLDPGVTAFVGPNGQGKTNLVEAVGYLATLGSHRVSSDAPLVRMGADRAIIRANVRQGERQQLVELELNPGKANRARINRSSQVRPRDVLGIVRTVLFAPEDLALVKGDPGERRRFLDELITARSPRMAGVRSDYDRVLRQRNTLLKSAALARRHGGRTMDLSTLDVWDQHLARVGAELLAQRLDLVAAIQPLADKAYEQLAPGGGPVALEYKPSSPEITGHAREELYEQLMAAMVETRKPEIERGVTLVGPHRDELLLKLGELPAKGYASHGESWSYALALRLASYDLLRAEGNEPVLVLDDVFAELDTRRRERLAELVAPGEQVLVTAAVDDDVPGVLTGTRFNVSGGTVERV, from the coding sequence ATGCACGTCACGCATCTGTCGCTGGCCGACTTCCGCTCGTACGCCCGGGTCGAGGTGCCTCTCGACCCGGGCGTCACCGCGTTCGTGGGGCCCAACGGACAGGGCAAGACCAATCTCGTCGAGGCGGTCGGCTATCTCGCCACCCTCGGCAGCCACCGCGTCTCGTCCGACGCGCCCCTTGTGCGGATGGGCGCCGACCGGGCGATCATCCGGGCCAACGTCCGGCAGGGCGAGCGTCAGCAGCTCGTCGAGCTGGAGCTGAACCCCGGCAAGGCCAACCGCGCCCGCATCAACAGGTCCTCGCAGGTCAGACCGCGTGATGTCCTCGGCATCGTACGGACCGTGCTGTTCGCGCCCGAGGACCTCGCGCTGGTCAAGGGCGATCCGGGCGAGCGCCGGCGCTTCCTCGACGAGCTGATCACCGCGCGCTCCCCGCGCATGGCGGGCGTGCGCTCGGACTACGACCGCGTCCTGAGGCAGCGCAACACGCTCCTGAAGTCGGCCGCGCTCGCCCGGCGCCACGGCGGCCGCACGATGGACCTGTCCACGCTCGACGTCTGGGACCAGCACCTCGCGCGCGTGGGCGCCGAGCTGCTCGCCCAGCGTCTCGACCTGGTCGCCGCGATCCAGCCGCTGGCGGACAAGGCGTACGAGCAGCTGGCGCCGGGCGGCGGTCCCGTGGCACTGGAGTACAAGCCCTCCTCGCCCGAAATCACCGGCCACGCGCGCGAGGAGCTGTACGAGCAGCTGATGGCGGCGATGGTGGAGACGCGCAAGCCGGAGATCGAGCGGGGCGTCACCCTGGTCGGACCGCATCGGGACGAACTACTGCTCAAACTTGGCGAGCTGCCCGCGAAGGGATACGCGTCTCACGGCGAGTCCTGGTCGTACGCGCTGGCGCTGCGCCTGGCCTCGTACGACCTGTTGCGGGCCGAGGGCAACGAGCCGGTGCTGGTCCTCGACGACGTGTTCGCCGAGCTGGACACCCGTCGCCGCGAACGCCTCGCCGAGCTGGTCGCCCCGGGCGAACAGGTGCTGGTGACGGCCGCGGTCGACGACGACGTACCGGGCGTACTGACGGGGACGCGGTTCAACGTGTCCGGGGGCACGGTGGAGCGCGTATGA
- a CDS encoding DUF721 domain-containing protein, which translates to MSENAPEPKPEPAKAPEPSGVDLARVALRAAKEQARARGDAARQKKQARRGGLRSGAHADGRDPMALGSAINRLITERGWETPAAVGGVMGRWPQIVGDDLANHCVPEKYDEDERVLIVRCDSTAWATNLRLLAPQLVARLNEDLGHGTVRLIKVLGPGGPVQRFGPLRAPGSTGPGDTYG; encoded by the coding sequence ATGAGCGAGAACGCACCGGAGCCGAAGCCCGAGCCGGCGAAGGCCCCCGAACCCTCCGGCGTCGACCTCGCGCGCGTGGCCCTGCGCGCCGCGAAGGAACAGGCACGCGCGCGTGGGGACGCGGCGCGGCAGAAGAAGCAGGCGCGGCGCGGCGGTCTGCGCTCGGGCGCGCATGCAGACGGGCGGGACCCGATGGCGCTCGGCTCCGCCATCAACCGGCTCATCACCGAGCGCGGCTGGGAGACCCCGGCCGCCGTCGGCGGTGTCATGGGCCGCTGGCCGCAGATCGTCGGCGACGACCTGGCCAACCACTGCGTACCGGAGAAGTACGACGAGGACGAGCGCGTGCTGATCGTGCGGTGCGACTCGACCGCCTGGGCGACCAACCTGCGGCTGCTCGCTCCGCAGCTGGTCGCACGCCTGAACGAGGACCTCGGGCACGGCACGGTGAGGCTGATCAAGGTGCTCGGCCCCGGGGGTCCCGTCCAGCGTTTCGGCCCCTTGCGCGCGCCTGGCAGCACAGGCCCCGGTGACACCTACGGGTGA